accctccctcctccgctccaCTCACACCGATAGCTTCCATGAAACCACCACCGGTTCACGGGCGCGTGTTCTGATCCGTCGCCCCTCCAGGAAAGAGCTTGgggcggaggaagaggagcttGGTTTGCCTAGCTGCGGTAGAAAGGAAGCCAGTCGAGATGGAGAGCTACCTGAAGGAGAACTTTGGGGGCGTGAAGGCGAAGCACTCGTCGGACGAGGCGCTGGGCCGATGGCGcagcgtcgtcggcgtcgtcaaGAACCCCACGCGGCGGTTCCGCTTCACCGCCAACCTCGACAAGCGCTCCGAGGCCGCCGCCATGAAGCGCTCCAACCAGGAGAAGCTCCGCGTCGCCGTCCTCGTCTCCAAGGCCGCGCTCCAGTTCATCCACGGTATACACACATTTCGTCCATCAACCTCCCCTTGCCAGATAACCTTGTAGATCACCGAGCAAGAATCCTCCCAATTTTTGCAGGCCTCCCGCCGCAGGCCGACTACGcggtccccgccgccgtcgcggcggcgggctTCGGCGTGTGCGCGGAGGAGCTGAGCTCCGTCGTGGAGAGCCACGACGTGAAGCGCCTCAAGTCCCACGGCGGGGTGGAGGGCGTCGTGTCCAAGCTCTCCACATCGGCGTCCGACGGCCTCCCTGCGTCGGCGCGCAAGCTGGCTACGCGCCAGGAGCTCTTCGGCGTCAACCGGTTCGCGGAGGCCGAGCCCCGCAGCTTCTGGGTCTTCGTGTGGGAGGCGCTCCAGGACATGACGCTCATGATCCTCGCCGCCTGCGCGCTCGTCTccctcctcgtcggcgtcgccacCGAGGGCTGGCCCCACGGCGCGCACGACGGGCTCGGCATCGTCGCCAGCatcctcctcgtcgtcttcgtcACCGCCACCAGCGACTACCGCCAGTCGCTGCAGTTCAAGGACCTcgacaaggagaagaagaagatcaccGTGCAGGTCACCCGGGGCGGGTACCGGCAGAAGCTCTCGATCTACGACCTCCTCGTCGGCGACATCGTCCACCTCTCCATTGGAGATCAGGTGCCTGCCGACGGGCTGTTTGTGTCCGGGTTCTCGCTGCTCATCAACGAGTCGAGCCTCACTGGCGAGAGCGAGCCCGTCGCCGTCAACGCCGAGAACCCGTTCCTGCTGTCGGGGACCAAGGTGCAGGACGGCTCGTGCAAGATGCTCGTCACCACCGTCGGCATGAGGACGCAGTGGGGCAAGCTGATGGCCACCCTCAGCgagggcggcgacgacgagacGCCGCTGCAGGTCAAGCTCAACGGCGTCGCCACCATCATCGGCAAGATCGGCCTCATCTTCGCCGTCGTCACGTTCGCCGTGCTCACCCAGGCCCTATTCTGGCGCAAGGTCTCCGACGGCTCCTACTTCAGCTGGACCGGGGATGACGCGCTGGAGCTGCTCGAGTTCTTCGCCATCGCCGtcaccatcgtcgtcgtcgccgtccccgAGGGCCTGCCGCTCGCCGTCACGCTCAGCCTCGCGTTCgccatgaagaagatgatgaacgACAAGGCGCTCGtccgccacctcgccgcctGCGAGACCATGGGATCCGCCACCTCCATCTGCAGCGACAAGACCGGCACGCTCACCACCAACCACATGACCGTCGTCAAGGCCTGCATATGCGGCAAGGTCAAGGACGTGGGCAGCTCATCGGCGGAGACCAAGACCTTGACCTCCGACCTGCCGAGCTCCGTCGTGGCGATGCTCCTGCAGTCCATCTTCAACAAcaccggcggcgacgtcgtcgtcaaccAGGACGGCAAGCGCGAGATACTGGGCACGCCCACCGAGACCGCCATCCTGGAGTTCGGGCTGTCGCTGGGCGGTGACTTCTCCACCGTCCGCAAGGCGAGCACCCTCATCAAGGTCGAGCCGTTCAACTCGGCGAAGAAGAGGATGGGGGTGGTCATCCAGCTCCCCGGCGGCGCTCTGCGAGCTCACTGCAAGGGCGCGTCAGAGATCATCCTGGCATCGTGCACCAAGTACATGGACGAGCACGGCAACGTCGTCGAGCTTGACGGCGCAACCGTGGATCACCTAAAGGCTACCATTGACAGCTTCGCCAACGAGGCGCTTCGCACGCTGTGCCTTGCCTACATCGACGTCGACGAGGGGTTCTCGGCAAACGATCAGATTCCAATGGATGGGTACACCTGCATTGGCATTGTGGGGATCAAGGACCCTGTCCGTCCTGGCGTCAAGGAATCGGTCGCCATCTGCAGGTCAGCAGGCATCACCGTCAGGATGGTTACGGGTGACAACATCAACACGGCCAAGGCGATTGCGCGGGAATGCGGCATTTTGACTGAAGGTGGCGTTGCCATTGAAGGACCAGACTTCAGAGTCAAGAGTGAAGAAGAATTACAGGAACTGATACCGAAAATACAGGTGAGTTGGTCGACGTGCTAGTTACCTTTGCCTACCATTTCTGAGGTCATCTGTCAATGTGCTCTGATTTTCATGAGTCAGGTGATGGCAAGGTCTTCGCCACTTGACAAGCACACATTGGTCAAGCATCTTCGGACTACATTTGATGAAGTTGTCGCGGTGACTGGTGATGGCACAAATGATGCACCTGCACTTCATGAAGCTGATATTGGGCTTGCAATGGGCATTGCTGGAACTGAGGTACTACTATATTTATCTcattttcataaattaaatgctagaatttattttttaaaagtatGACAAATATTGAGTTTATGCAAAGTAGCAATGTAATTGGTAGCTATAATTTTCAGCATGTTTTTTCTTGCACTATTCTTTTGACATCAGTGTAACATCTATAAGAAGAGTAATACTATGAGTTGAACTATCATCCACTCTCCAAAAAAAATCCATACACAGCTCCAATATGATTCCTTATCTTTGTGTGAAGGTCGCAAAAGAGAGTGCCGATGTTATCATTCTTGATGACAACTTCTCCACTATAGTCACTGTTGCTAAATGGGGTCGATCAGTGTACATCAATATTCAGAAGTTTGTGCAGTTTCAGCTGACAGTAAATGTGGTTGCTCTCGTTGTAAACTTCTCCTCGGCTTGCTTGATAGGTACTTTTCGGaaagctgattttttttcttttacaattttttttgccACAATGCAAGTTCATCTATGATATAAATACCAGAATGGTCCCTATTTATTTGCAACAATATTTCGTATAATCATAATTTGTGTCATTATACTAATATAGCAAATCTTTGAACTTCCTAAGTTTTTTAAACGAATTGAACTTCTAATCTGTTTGTTCCGTAAGTTGTTTCTCACTGTTCTTGTACCCTGCGTGTTCATGAAGGGAGTGCTCCTCTTACTGCTGTGCAATTGCTCTGGGTCAACATGATCATGGACACACTAGGCGCATTAGCATTGGCCACAGAACCTCCAAACAATGAGCTGATGAAGAGAACTCCGGTTGGGAGGAAAGGAAACTTCATCAGCAACATCATGTGGAGGAACATCATGGGACAGGCCATCTACCAGTTCCTTGTGATCTGGTATCTGCAGGCTGAAGGGAAATGGCTCTTCGGAATCAAGGGTGACAACTCCGATCTAGTCTTGAACACAATCATCTTCAACTGCTTCGTATTCTGCCAGGTAATGTGGCGTAAGTTCTTCTTGCATTTGTTTTTTTCTGTAtttggccatatatatataaGGCCCGTTGGATTTACTTCGTGTTTCTTGCTGGAATTATGGCATTAGTTTCCTTATGAATAACTAACAAGGTTTCAGCAAAATACTAAGCTACAATAATTGAGATTACTTGGTGCAAAGAACTTAATATCAGAAAAATATAGGATTATTCCACAGAATCCCTACTAAGAAAGGCTGAAAGCAGTACTTTGATACTTTCCACTGTCAAAAAAATGTATGATTAGTTGATCTGGCAAAGTATGATTAGTTGATTACTAGAAGTTTCAAATGTTCGCAAATACTGAATAAGCAATTTTTTTATC
The genomic region above belongs to Setaria italica strain Yugu1 chromosome VI, Setaria_italica_v2.0, whole genome shotgun sequence and contains:
- the LOC101764236 gene encoding calcium-transporting ATPase 2, plasma membrane-type; this translates as MESYLKENFGGVKAKHSSDEALGRWRSVVGVVKNPTRRFRFTANLDKRSEAAAMKRSNQEKLRVAVLVSKAALQFIHGLPPQADYAVPAAVAAAGFGVCAEELSSVVESHDVKRLKSHGGVEGVVSKLSTSASDGLPASARKLATRQELFGVNRFAEAEPRSFWVFVWEALQDMTLMILAACALVSLLVGVATEGWPHGAHDGLGIVASILLVVFVTATSDYRQSLQFKDLDKEKKKITVQVTRGGYRQKLSIYDLLVGDIVHLSIGDQVPADGLFVSGFSLLINESSLTGESEPVAVNAENPFLLSGTKVQDGSCKMLVTTVGMRTQWGKLMATLSEGGDDETPLQVKLNGVATIIGKIGLIFAVVTFAVLTQALFWRKVSDGSYFSWTGDDALELLEFFAIAVTIVVVAVPEGLPLAVTLSLAFAMKKMMNDKALVRHLAACETMGSATSICSDKTGTLTTNHMTVVKACICGKVKDVGSSSAETKTLTSDLPSSVVAMLLQSIFNNTGGDVVVNQDGKREILGTPTETAILEFGLSLGGDFSTVRKASTLIKVEPFNSAKKRMGVVIQLPGGALRAHCKGASEIILASCTKYMDEHGNVVELDGATVDHLKATIDSFANEALRTLCLAYIDVDEGFSANDQIPMDGYTCIGIVGIKDPVRPGVKESVAICRSAGITVRMVTGDNINTAKAIARECGILTEGGVAIEGPDFRVKSEEELQELIPKIQVMARSSPLDKHTLVKHLRTTFDEVVAVTGDGTNDAPALHEADIGLAMGIAGTEVAKESADVIILDDNFSTIVTVAKWGRSVYINIQKFVQFQLTVNVVALVVNFSSACLIGSAPLTAVQLLWVNMIMDTLGALALATEPPNNELMKRTPVGRKGNFISNIMWRNIMGQAIYQFLVIWYLQAEGKWLFGIKGDNSDLVLNTIIFNCFVFCQVFNEVSSREMERINVFEGILDNNVFAAVLGSTVVFQFIIIQFLGSFANTTPLTFTQWIASIFIGFIGMPIAAAVKMVPVDSV